In Felis catus isolate Fca126 chromosome A3, F.catus_Fca126_mat1.0, whole genome shotgun sequence, a single genomic region encodes these proteins:
- the RTN4 gene encoding reticulon-4 isoform X4: MDCQKKNWKDKVVDLLYWRDIKKTGVVFGASLFLLLSLTVFSIVSVTAYIVLALLSVTISFRIYKGVIQAIQKSDEGHPFRAYLESEVAISEELVQKYSNSALGHVNCTIKELRRLFLVDDLVDSLKFAVLMWVFTYVGALFNGLTLLILALISLFSVPVIYERHQAQIDHYLGLANKNVKDAMAKIQAKIPGLKRKAE, encoded by the exons ttgttGACCTCCTCTACTGGAGAGACATTAAGAAGACTGGAGTAGTGTTTGGTGCCAGCTTGTTCCTGCTGCTTTCATTGACAGTATTCAGCATTGTGAGTGTAACGGCCTACATTGTCTTGGCCCTGCTCTCTGTGACTATCAGCTTTAGGATATATAAGGGTGTGATCCAAGCTATCCAGAAATCAGATGAAGGCCACCCATTCAG ggCATATTTGGAATCTGAAGTCGCTATATCTGAGGAGTTGGTTCAGAAATACAGTAATTCTGCTCTTGGTCATGTGAACTGCACGATAAAAGAACTGAGACGCCTCTTTTTAGTTGATGATTTAGTTGATTCTCTGAAG TTTGCAGTGTTGATGTGGGTATTTACCTATGTTGGTGCCTTGTTCAATGGTCTGACACTACTGATTTTGG CTCTGATTTCACTCTTCAGCGTTCCTGTTATTTATGAACGGCATCAG GCGCAGATAGATCATTATCTAGGACTTGCAAACAAGAATGTTAAAGATGCTATGGCTAA AATCCAAGCGAAAATCCCTGGATTGAAGCGCAAAGCTGAATGA